The Bacteroidota bacterium genome includes a region encoding these proteins:
- a CDS encoding TonB-dependent receptor, with product MNYLKPLVVLIVFTTLVINQCSGQVPAIDSIITLQTFIIKDSREVKFSTGGKTEDVDSFGLMINKTVSLDELLSTQSRVIVKSYGAGSLASSSIRGAGAAHTAVLWNGFNLQSPSHGIVDLSLIPVNFIDAVSLQSGSNGTLWGSGAIGGAIHLKNTPSLAKGFALSSTSVAGSFGERQQQINFTVKTSEKYTTTARLQYRSALNDFSFVNSTLEGSPIQKQSNSELVQKGFLQENYIKLSRNQHINFRFWYQQTNRNIPPVMSQQLSLSSQLDNSIRASSEWSKKNKLASYFIRSAWFNETIEYSDQATALFSETKVISLISEAEVNLILRDRQLLNVGVNNTYNKAFSDGYQFNPDRNRTALFASLKHWNKKQKWNVLFSARQEVSENKFFPFIPAAGVESNLWQNVKIKANFSRSYRIPTLNDLYWYPGGNPSLLPETGWNQEAGIVFNKDGDKYVGNAEFTLFNRNIKNWIIWLPQENYWVPQNIMEVWSRGTETSAKVKYKGGNWNIEVSVLGNYTISTNERAKNANDASLGKQLIYIPLYSGTGIFAISHKKWHFNFSQAYTGYRYTTSDNSEFLPPFYLSGLFLKRIMEINKYKAELFIRANNLFNSNYQVMAWRPMPGRNYQAGLTIKFN from the coding sequence ATGAATTATTTGAAACCGTTGGTTGTTTTAATTGTGTTCACTACACTGGTTATAAACCAGTGTAGTGGGCAGGTACCAGCTATTGACTCCATTATAACCTTGCAAACATTTATTATAAAGGATTCAAGAGAAGTTAAATTTTCAACTGGTGGAAAAACTGAAGATGTTGATTCATTTGGCTTAATGATTAATAAAACAGTTTCACTTGATGAACTTCTAAGTACCCAAAGCAGAGTAATTGTAAAATCATATGGAGCAGGCAGCCTAGCAAGTAGTTCCATTAGGGGAGCAGGAGCAGCTCACACCGCAGTTTTATGGAATGGATTTAACCTGCAAAGCCCATCCCATGGCATTGTTGATCTTTCACTGATCCCTGTGAATTTTATTGATGCTGTTTCACTTCAGTCCGGTAGCAATGGAACCCTTTGGGGAAGCGGAGCTATTGGAGGAGCAATCCATTTAAAAAACACACCTTCTTTGGCTAAAGGATTTGCACTAAGCTCAACTTCAGTTGCAGGAAGTTTTGGAGAAAGGCAGCAGCAAATAAATTTTACCGTAAAAACCAGTGAAAAATATACCACTACGGCACGCCTTCAATATCGTTCAGCATTGAATGATTTTAGTTTCGTTAATTCAACCCTTGAAGGAAGTCCTATACAAAAACAAAGCAATTCGGAACTTGTACAAAAAGGATTTCTTCAGGAAAATTACATTAAACTTTCACGAAATCAACACATTAACTTTAGGTTTTGGTATCAGCAAACCAACAGAAATATTCCCCCAGTTATGTCACAGCAGCTTTCCCTTTCCAGCCAGCTGGACAATTCAATCAGGGCTAGTTCGGAATGGTCCAAAAAAAATAAGTTGGCTTCCTATTTTATCCGTTCTGCATGGTTTAATGAAACTATTGAATATAGTGATCAGGCAACTGCACTATTTTCTGAAACTAAAGTAATAAGCCTTATATCCGAAGCTGAAGTTAATTTAATACTAAGGGATAGGCAATTGCTTAATGTGGGAGTGAATAATACTTACAACAAAGCCTTTTCTGATGGATATCAATTTAATCCTGATAGAAACAGAACAGCCCTTTTTGCATCTCTTAAACATTGGAATAAAAAACAAAAATGGAATGTTTTGTTTAGTGCAAGGCAGGAGGTATCGGAAAATAAATTTTTTCCTTTTATCCCAGCTGCAGGAGTTGAAAGCAATTTGTGGCAAAATGTAAAAATAAAAGCCAATTTTTCCAGAAGCTATAGAATTCCTACTTTGAATGATTTATATTGGTATCCGGGAGGAAATCCTTCCCTTTTACCTGAAACAGGATGGAATCAGGAAGCGGGAATTGTATTTAATAAAGATGGAGATAAATATGTTGGCAATGCCGAGTTTACGCTATTTAACAGAAACATTAAAAACTGGATAATATGGTTGCCCCAGGAAAATTATTGGGTCCCACAAAATATTATGGAAGTATGGAGTCGTGGTACAGAAACGAGCGCCAAAGTCAAATACAAAGGTGGAAATTGGAATATTGAAGTATCCGTCCTTGGAAATTACACTATTTCAACAAATGAAAGGGCCAAAAATGCCAATGATGCCTCACTTGGAAAGCAATTGATATATATTCCACTTTATAGTGGGACAGGAATTTTTGCCATTTCTCATAAAAAATGGCATTTTAATTTTAGTCAAGCCTATACTGGTTATAGATATACAACTTCCGATAATTCAGAATTCCTACCTCCTTTTTACCTTTCCGGACTTTTTTTAAAAAGAATTATGGAAATCAATAAATACAAGGCGGAACTTTTTATT
- a CDS encoding PAS domain-containing sensor histidine kinase, with translation MKVEKGQLFQNKKNNNPVDPVFSDTHYIAENNRLNNLLMAVINSSEGSVFIFNSVRNNSGEIVDFKGVVSNLKSKEIINIDSKDFPGKYLKKNKLIRIFFPEDFINVVETSNDFSIEFQEAHDNSIKWYRLLAVKESDGIVVTLTDITEKTFYLKKKQSDFDDLVEINGKIVKMNSKLENRIRRRTKELYLSEERVKLLSKATNDAVWDWDLSRGRTWWNEGYYALFGYSDQYVQLGNNSWFSLVHPDDYHRITGGIKAVLESSADQWNGDFRFLKADGNYAFVLGRAYVLHDKNEKPIRIVGSMIDVSEIKQAQDEIIQSAERTRLIAELMPQKVWTADSKGNMNYLNPRWMEYTGLGFDELKNWGWQKVIHREDLFETTRLWKHSIETGQDFQIEHKMAAQNGKFYWHLTRGVACRDVNGKIINWVGTNTDIHDKIVSEERKDEFIGVASHELKTPLTSLKAYTQLLEITIDEENIKDSKTYIKKTNTFINRLDELISDLLDISKMQAGKLQYNMSEFKFDDLIKESIECIKQTHKTHKIIVNGKSRKIINADKTRLEQVFVNFLSNAIKYSPKSNKVNVDILANKDGITVGVKDYGIGIDNEKAKNVFQRFYRVEGMSHKFQGLGLGLYISAQIIERHGGKYWVESEEGVGSTFWFSLPYTCLCN, from the coding sequence ATGAAAGTAGAAAAAGGACAACTTTTTCAGAACAAAAAAAACAACAACCCCGTTGATCCTGTTTTTTCAGATACGCACTATATTGCTGAAAACAATAGATTAAATAATTTATTAATGGCAGTAATAAATTCATCTGAGGGCAGTGTATTTATTTTTAATTCTGTTAGAAATAATTCAGGCGAAATAGTTGATTTTAAAGGTGTGGTTTCAAATCTGAAATCAAAAGAAATTATTAATATTGATTCAAAGGATTTCCCTGGAAAGTATTTAAAGAAAAACAAACTCATTCGCATATTTTTTCCTGAAGATTTTATTAATGTTGTTGAAACATCGAATGATTTTTCTATTGAGTTCCAGGAGGCGCATGACAATTCCATTAAGTGGTACAGGCTATTAGCTGTTAAGGAAAGCGATGGAATTGTTGTTACACTTACCGATATTACAGAAAAAACATTTTATTTAAAGAAAAAACAGAGTGATTTTGATGATCTTGTTGAAATAAACGGGAAGATTGTTAAAATGAATTCAAAGCTTGAAAACAGGATCAGGAGAAGAACAAAGGAATTATATTTGAGTGAGGAGCGGGTTAAATTGTTGTCAAAAGCAACAAATGATGCTGTTTGGGATTGGGATCTTTCAAGAGGCAGAACATGGTGGAATGAAGGGTATTATGCCCTTTTTGGATATAGTGATCAATATGTTCAACTTGGAAACAATTCATGGTTTAGTCTTGTTCATCCTGATGATTATCATCGTATAACAGGTGGGATTAAAGCTGTGCTAGAGTCCTCGGCAGATCAATGGAATGGTGATTTCAGATTTTTGAAGGCGGATGGAAATTACGCTTTTGTGTTGGGCAGAGCCTATGTTCTACACGATAAAAATGAAAAACCAATCAGGATTGTAGGTTCTATGATCGATGTTTCAGAAATAAAGCAGGCGCAGGATGAAATCATTCAAAGTGCTGAACGAACAAGGCTTATTGCAGAATTAATGCCTCAAAAAGTTTGGACTGCTGATAGCAAGGGAAACATGAATTATTTAAATCCGCGCTGGATGGAATATACAGGACTTGGATTCGATGAGTTAAAAAACTGGGGCTGGCAAAAGGTAATTCATCGCGAGGATTTGTTTGAAACAACCCGACTATGGAAACATTCAATTGAAACTGGACAGGATTTTCAAATAGAACACAAAATGGCAGCTCAAAATGGCAAGTTTTACTGGCATTTGACAAGGGGGGTGGCATGCAGAGATGTAAATGGTAAAATCATCAACTGGGTAGGAACAAATACGGATATTCATGATAAAATTGTTTCAGAGGAAAGGAAAGATGAATTTATTGGGGTGGCAAGTCATGAATTGAAAACTCCTCTAACCAGTTTAAAGGCATATACGCAGTTGCTTGAAATAACCATTGATGAGGAAAACATTAAAGATTCTAAAACTTACATTAAGAAAACCAATACTTTTATTAACAGATTGGATGAATTAATTTCTGATCTTTTGGATATTTCTAAAATGCAAGCAGGAAAGCTTCAATACAATATGTCAGAATTTAAGTTTGATGATCTGATAAAAGAAAGTATAGAATGCATTAAGCAGACACATAAAACCCATAAAATCATTGTTAATGGAAAATCACGAAAAATTATAAATGCAGATAAAACAAGGTTAGAGCAGGTATTTGTTAATTTTTTATCCAATGCGATTAAATATTCACCTAAATCAAACAAGGTGAACGTGGATATTTTAGCCAACAAGGATGGAATAACAGTAGGTGTAAAAGATTATGGAATTGGGATTGATAATGAAAAGGCAAAAAATGTTTTTCAACGATTTTACAGAGTAGAGGGTATGTCGCATAAATTTCAGGGACTTGGACTTGGGCTTTATATTTCTGCCCAGATAATTGAAAGGCATGGTGGAAAGTATTGGGTGGAAAGCGAAGAAGGAGTAGGATCAACGTTTTGGTTTTCTCTGCCATATACCTGTTTATGCAATTAA